A DNA window from Helianthus annuus cultivar XRQ/B chromosome 15, HanXRQr2.0-SUNRISE, whole genome shotgun sequence contains the following coding sequences:
- the LOC110908720 gene encoding phenylalanine--tRNA ligase alpha subunit, cytoplasmic: MAEEAVLGFLEHNDEIVDSGEFAVEKGINHEEIVNVVKSLNGFGFVVAQDIKRERWQLTTEGKTYAASGSPEYQLLMAIPPEGISRVELQKKLGDSVFKIGCQQATKNKWVEMGKTQVSRKVARVDDNVKALLIKINDGEALNQEDIDALKRRKLISPQIWKGYSVKKGPNYAPKRRKPATDLTRENLQSGEWKELLFKEYNFLAKGFPVEGGYLHPLLKVRRQIQMIFLQMGFEEMPTNNYVESSFWNFDALFQPQQHPARDSHDTFFLREPSTTKTLPEDYVERVKQIHESGGHGSRGYGYDWKREEANKNLLRTHTTAVSSRMLYALAKKPFEAKRYYSIDRVFRNEAVDRTHLAEFHQIEGLICDRGLSLGDLQGVLHDFFSRLGMSKLRFKPAYNPYTEPSMEIFGYHEGLKKWVEVGNSGMFRPEMLLPMGLPEDVTVIAWGLSLERPTMILYGIDNIRDLFGHKVDLSLIKSNPICRIGL, translated from the exons AGCCTCAATGGCTTTGGATTCGTTGTTGCTCAG GATATAAAAAGAGAGAGATGGCAATTAACTACTGAAGGCAAAACATATGCTGCTAGCGGATCTCCAGAATATCAACTACTAATGGCTATTCCACCAGAGGGTATCTCACGAGTAGAACTGCAG AAAAAGTTAGGAGACTCTGTTTTCAAAATAGGTTGCCAGCAAGCGACTAAAAATAAATGGGTCGAGATGGGAAAGACACAGGTTTCTAGAAAG GTTGCACGTGTTGACGATAATGTGAAGGCTCTGCTCATAAAGATAAATGACGGAGAG GCCCTCAACCAAGAGGATATTGATGCTCTGAAGCGAAGAAAACTTATTTCTCCtca GATATGGAAAGGTTACTCTGTAAAAAAAGGTCCTAATTATGCCCCGAAAAGAAGGAAGCCTGCTACAGATTTAACCCGAGAAAATCTGCAAAG tGGTGAGTGGAAGGAATTGCTGTTTAAAGAGTATAATTTTCTTGCAAAAGGTTTTCCTGTTGAAGGCGGTTATCTCCATCCATTGCTCAAG GTAAGGCGACAAATTCAGATGATTTTTCTTCAAATGGG ATTCGAGGAAATGCCTACAAATAATTACGTTGAAAGCAG TTTCTGGAATTTTGATGCACTTTTCCAACCGCAACAACACCCTGCCCGTGATTCACATGATACATTCTTTTTACGAG AACCGTCTACTACAAAGACGCTTCCGGAAGATTATGTTGAGAGAGTGAAGCAGATTCACGAGTCTGGAGGTCATGGGTCAAGAGG GTATGGATATGATTGGAAAAGAGAGGAAGCAAATAAAAACTTATTGAGAACCCATACAACTGCGGTGTCCTCGAGGATGCTGTATGCCCTtgcaaag AAACCTTTTGAAGCAAAAAGGTACTATAGTATTGATCGGGTTTTCAGAAACGAGGCTGTTGACCGGACCCATCTTGCAGAGTTTCACCAAATAGAAG GTCTAATATGTGATCGTGGACTAAGTCTTGGGGACCTGCAAGGCGTACTGCATGACTTCTTCTCCCGTTTGG GAATGTCTAAATTGCGTTTCAAGCCTGCTTACAATCCGTACACTGAACCAAGCATGGAAATATTCGG ATATCATGAAGGCCTTAAGAAATGGGTTGAAGTAGGAAATTCCGGAATGTTCCGACCTGAAATGTTACTTCCTATGGGACTTCCTGAGGACGTTACAGTTATTGCTTGGGGCCTTTCTCTTGAACG GCCAACTATGATACTTTATGGCATCGATAACATTAGAGATCTCTTTGGGCACAAG gtgGACCTCAGTCTCATTAAGAGCAACCCGATATGCCGTATTGGCTTATAA